GATCATCTATATATTCATAATTTCATATATATGTATAACAAAATTCACAATTTTGCATTCATGttattttgattaaattaatCTCATTGAATTCATATTAAATTGTTCAAGgtaagttaaataaaatatacacAATTATTTCTTGGCTACAAAAAACAATACGCAGAAGAGAAAGATTTTGGATTTCTGGATTCTTATCAACCATATGAATATGAATATGAATGTGAATCAATATCTATTATCTACCACTAGTAGTTTTCTATATGATGCATGTTATAACGCTTGTCCGCCATCTTACTTGGGTTGTTCATGAGCTTTAACCGGCAATACCTGTCAATCATCAATTACATCAGAATGGATGCCTTCTTAATCATTAGAATATCACTTGCTTTTTTAACTGGACTTCTTATAGGTACCTACTTCCTTTTTCCTTCCTCCTGTATAGTCTTTCTACGTACCAGTATCAGCCCATGTTTGACGCCGCGACTTATAAGTTACTTCTGAGTTGAAAATTCATACATTTTTTAACTTATAAATTACTTATAAGTTTTTCAAACGAATTAGCCCCCTTCATATATCTATAGTAAGTTGCATACTATATATAGTTGATGAACTGATGCATGCAGAAATAGAATTGTGTCTTACCATAGTTTATGCATAAAATCCAATAAAATATATTTGAAGATATATGGGATTGAGAATTGAGAATTGTTGTACAAAATATATAATCTAGCTAGAGCATGCATAAATACAATACATGTATATAGATAGGACATAGGGGTGGATATATACTGCTAGTGAAAGATGAGTTTGGAACGCGGAATAGGCAAAGAAAGCGTAAGCCAATGGAAGTTTCCATTTCAAGGTGAAGCCATTTCAATTGCTACACTGTAAAGCCCTTCCCTCTTAATCAAAATAGCCTTGTACAAGTCAAATAGATGATTTAGTTGATTTTGACAAGTGCCCCCTTATGTTTTGGCTCTTCAAGACATTGTGGCCCTAACAACTTAGTGTATCAACCCCCATTCATTCTTCAATACCCCCTTTACTCTCATTAGGGCTAATAATTATTACTACATATACATTATAAATTTCTATGGTGCTAAAATTATCAATAACCTTATCTACCCAGAATCATTTTAAAATCAATCTCTTGTACTTGTAACCTTAAAGTAGCTACACCTTAAGAGGACTATACGTACAATTATTTACTTTCTACACATTTTCTAGCTATATGTACTAGTACATGTGACATATATGTGTTTTCTATATGATATATGATTATGAATTTCGAATGTAGTATTAGAGAATCGAACCTTGTAAATACATGCATGATTCACATTTCAATTGCGCGATGGATGCTTTGTGAAAATCGAGATTTGGAAGGAATGTATACATTTGGATGAAATATAATCGAATATTGTGTGTTTCCGGGTAAGTGGTGCAACAATTCGATGTGTTCATGGGGGAGTAATTTAGCGTATTATAGCTTAGAGGACGTTCCTTTAAATAACAAGCACAACATATGAATTAGGCTGTGCTCACATTTGGACCGTGGAACATGAGCTTTTTATTTTTGATCCACATAAAAGAAACATGTAACATGCTTCTATTTCAACATATGTTATATTGTATTTACTCCCTTTGCTACATTTTTTAACTAATAGTGGGCCTTAACCTAATTTTCAGGTATACTGTTTATCCTCTTTCATAACACACACAcagacttcttctttctttttcatGCCAAGTTAAATCTTACATTCTTTTTTGGATAAATTAGTTAGTTATTTTTATATATAGGGCAAAGCCCGAATTCAGATAGCTTGTAAATTTGATATTCTGCATTCTTTGTGTAGTAAATGTTAGACTGATGTCTATCATGCTCCTAGACGTCGATTAAAACCCTTACCCTTCTCTACATATGCGAAAACATTGGTTCATTTTTTTAGTAGTAGTGCTTAATTAGATCAGATTAAACTTTAATTTATTTTTGAACTAATCTGATTTGTTAAAAAAGTAATTGTTGTTACATAATGTAGGTGGTCGAAAATTGCTAAGCATTTGCCGGGAAGAACCGATAACGAAATTAAGAACTTCTGGAGGACAAGGATTCAGAAGCACATGAAGCAAGCTGATCAACAAAACTTCAGTACTGGACAGAGTTCTAACTCAGAGCACATTATGTGGAACAATGAAAATCAAGCAAGCTCCAGCCACTTGACTTCTGGTGCTCCTCAAGATTATGCAATGGATAATTATTCGCCGCCGACGTACCCGGCTAATATGGACATGACTGCTGCTGCTCTGCCGCCGCCTTCTTTTCCGGCTGATCAAACTAATGAAAATATGTGGAACATGGAGGATTTTTGGTCTATTCACCTGCTAAATAATGACCAAACCCACGAGGGACTTCATTAATTTCAAGTTATTTATCAAACATTGCCCTGTACTTATATATTATGTCTAACAAACATATAGTACACTACATCTATATATTGTATGCATGCATTTTCTATATTAAAAACAGGCCCAAATTTGATTTGGATTATAAGTATTATGTTTGTCTTAATCACCGATCTTAATATTATAGAATTTATTTATAGGGACGCGCGATAGGGTTCTTTAAACCCTAATTAAGAAAACCTGCAAAAAATCTATTATATACTCCAAATATGTTTGGTTATCTTGatgaaaaaattataattaaGTTTATTAACAATTTTAAGTAAGCCTATAATACCTTTCAAACTATTGACTTCGTGTAATACAAATGGCCACGTCAATATAATCATCCGTACATTGCTTTATGTAGTAAACGTGAGAAGTAGTTTGTAATCTCTAAATTAGTAATAATCTTTGATTTGACTGATGATTAAGGATTGAATGGGTGGGAAAGTATTGTAATCTCTAAACTAGAACTAATCTTTGATTTGACTGATGATTAAAGAGTGATTGGGTGGGGATGTATTGTTTTATTCATAACTATACTTATTAAACCCAAAAAGAGCTTATGTTTTTCTAACTTGTTGTTTACCCTATTAAGGTTACCTTTATGTTAATTAGTAGAATATTTATATTCTGTGCTAAACCTTAATTTGTTTACCAACTTTTATCAAAACTTAGAATTCAGGTTAAGTCACGAAAGTTGTGAAGTCTTGTCTATGTGGGCGCTTCTGGTCGCGATTGGATTTAGTGTTAGTGATCATTATTAGCTTTCAATCCTCTCTTGTTTTCATATGTCACTATGAGAAAAACGGGTTATTTCCACGGGACAAAATCCATTGTATATAGCTTTTTTCCGACAGAAATCGGTGAAATTAAACTAAACTCGAATGATTCCTGAACTGTGTCATATAATCGGGTAGTAATTACAATAAATATGGGCTTGTTTTCCCGTAAATTATTTCCCGTAAATTCGTATTCTAAAACCTATACTTCATTCAAATCATTTGTGCcactaataaaaataaatatggGCTTGTTTTCTTATCGTTTTAAATAGAAGTTATGGTGTCAAGCATTTTGGTGCGATAAGTTCATAGTTTCaatcaaataaataatcaaataaatgatttttaaacttTTTATATTAACTTTTTATGACTAATATCCGTTGATTTTATTAAATTCTACGGATTCTTTTTCAACGGAAGATTAACCACCACTGATGTTTGTTCGACGGATATTTAATACTACGGACATTTGTTTGACGAAAAGTGTTTGCTACGGAGTTCCGTAGAAATAATAAATTCAACGGATTCTTTTTCAACAGAAGTTTAATTAACACTGATATTTGTTCGACGAATATTTAATACTACAGATATTTGTTTGATGGAACGTGTTTGCTACGGAAATCCGTAGAAATAATAAATTCTACGGATTTGTTTTCAACGGAAGTTTAACTACTACGAATATTTGTTCGACGGATATTTAATATTACGGATTTCCGTTGTAAAACTTAATCCCACAGATGTAATTGCAACGGATGTTTTTATCGACAGAATTCGGTAGAATTAAACTTTCTTGGCAAAAATTCCGTGGAAAACACCGCTTTTTCTTGTAGTGTGTTTCTTTGTGTGTGCATGTCAGCGTGTAGGGCTTGTAATTCGAGTTGGGCGAGCTTGATAGAACTGTAATGCAAGTCGGGTGAGCTTTAGTTAAATGAGTTCCAGTTTGGATAGAGGTTAAGCGAGCTGACTCGACTTGATTCCTCAATTAAACGAGCATCATTTTTTGATCAAATAAGTGTAAAATTAAATGAGCCGAATTGGGTGTTAGGCTCGCCCGACTCGTTAAAACCGGCTCATTTAGCTAATGATTCAGCTCGACTCGACTCATGAAATTAAATAAGTCAAATTCGGGCAGAAGTTTAGATTCGGCTCGACTGAGCTCAATTACCCTCGATCCAAATTACGCTCGTCTCGAAATTTGGCTCGCTCGAACCGAATTACAGTctatttatgtgtgatttatgaggCTTATacttgcatatatatatatagttgcaTTCGTATTTTAAGAATCTTAagatttatattatttttatcttAAATCTTAAGAATTTTTTAATACAAAGGTATTTGTCATTTGATGAATTCAAATCATTTAGTTTTGAGCGTGGCCTCTCACGAAAAAATTGAGTTTGAGGCATTAAAAAGAGGGCAATAGGGCAAGAGACACTCATTATTGACCTTCATATCTCTCAACTGATTTTGCTTTAATGCTTTAATGGCAAACTGGTTGGACGAGAAGGCATTGACAAATCTAATTAGCAAAAATTTTCACGACATAGATAAGTCTCAAGTCCCATATGAAAAAAAACCATAAGCCAATATATTGTCTCGCTTACTTTTATGTATCATCGTATATCACATTATACCTAAATGTGCACATACAAGTCGGAGGTCTTTTGtgaaaataaatttttcattattttgaaTGAGGTTAAGACTGCGCATATAATATTCTCCTTAAACACTTTATGCGATATATATTGAATACCATTGATTGATTAATTTAAGAATACTAGTATTAGCATATTAATTCCGTAACCTTGTAAATATAACAAACAACATAGGTCATGGCGATTTAATTAGGGTTGGCAAATACCGAAACCATGCCAAACTAAATAACTTGTCAAATGAAGTAAATTATGTAGTAGTTTGAGAAAATTGAAGAAGTGATTCTTCTTAAAACATATATGTGCCTTACCTTATCTTGAAATGAAAGTTAAGACAAGCCTAACTTTGAAGTGCTAATATATATAGAAGAACTCTTCACATGGATCTTCTTTTCTCCATCGATCTAACTTTCTTATGTAATTCCATGCCCACTTGCACATATATCACATGTCTGGTTGGCTTGATGACTCCTTTGATGTTTATGTATTTTCCATTACAACAAGAGACCATCATAGATATAGATGTTAATTAGCTTCTTTTTTTTTATTCCATAGCTTTTTTCTAACTCTAccagataaaaaaaattagtCGGAGTTGGGTAGTCTAAATTTCCGACTGATTACATAAATAATTCGCAACTATTTTCTGTAACAAACTGCACCCTTTGAATTTATGCATTTTTTTTAAGATTCTGATTCAGACTCGGAATATTTTACATTTTATATACGAAATGGTATATGCTAACTACTGAATTAGGTCTCATgtaatattttttcaaaaaaaaaaaaagaaggacTCATGTAATATTGACATGCACTTGTTTTATGCTGGACAAGAATCAAGAATATAGTTTAGGTGTagtgaattaaattatttttctgttttttcaaaaatttatacTAAACTTTTGTTAATTTAGACAGTTGACGAAAACTCGAGTTCATTCTCGTCCTCTTAGTTTTTCCTCTGATTTTGCAAGAGTATTGACTATTTCTATCATAATTTTAGGAGAAATGTGGCAAAATATGGCAATTCAAAAAATTACTCTTTTTATTACTTAAAAACacattttttatttatatttctaCAAAACACATTTTTACATACGTTTATACTAATTTTAGAatacaaaaaaaataataaaaaaattaaaagtttAAAAACACATCTAAAAGATATGTGTTTATGATGTGAAGATACGTTTACAAATTATTAACGCGGATAAAAACGGCGTTATCTGTAATATAGACCTAGTAACACAACAATAGTTCTTCACGTTGTTGATAAATGCACGTTTTACTTACGCTTATTTGTGATAATAAGAGTCATTTTtctattttataatattttgaatCATTTACTTTATTAAAAGCCATTATTTATTTTGCACACGTACAAGGACTAGTTAAGAATGAAACTTCTCCTTCCACTCAATAGCCACTTAACATGATAAGTAACACATCAAAGACAACTCCAATCCCCCGGCCATGTCTGCTTTTATGATTAAACGTGTGTATTAATAATGTGTGTGTTGTACCATTGTTTGATTGCTTTGATGCATATGTGATGGAGAGATACGAATGTGTTGTTGATTCTCGTAAAGTTGTGAAAACTCCCATATTTTATCGTCCAAGACAAATAGTAGGAAGTTTGTTGAGGTCCTTACTGTTTACCCGAGTTATACGAAATAAATTCTGGCATTATTTGGGCCGCTTGGTTGTCTCTTAATCACATGTTTTTTTTGTGCATACAGGTAAATAATTTATCAGCAtcaaacaatttttttttaaaaaaaatcaaccTTTTAGTATTTATAATTTTGCACTTTAGTCAGAGGTGCATTAATTTAGTTGATCTGGCCCCAAGTTATATCTCTACAGTGTTGTACTAAATGAACTGAACCCAGTATTAAGCAAATTAACTTAACCCTGTTTGGGCCAAAATTTCGATTCTAATGATCATTCTTAGTGGGCCACATCTTAGATACTAATCTTTTTTAGTGGGCCAAAATTTAGATACTAATCATTCTTGACTAGTTTCAGCTTGGTGCACTTTGTGTACCTCAGTTTTCATATCTAGCAATATGTGTACCTCAAGTTCGTAGATTTTTGTAAGGTGTGTACTTTCGTTAGTTTGAAGATTAACACCGTTAGAAAGAGGGGCAACAATGGAATTTGGCCGCAGTTGAAAGGAGGGGCAACGACTATTCTGTTTGTGTGTTGCAGCAAGCAAAActttgtttttcttgttgccgTGTCTGAATACTGTGAATGCCGCGGGTTGTCCGAACTGCTTGGACAGAAGACATTACAAGACATTACTATCTTCCAGAGGTATATCTTTTACAAGTTCTGGAATATGTGGCAGCTCTAAATTGGTATTCTCTTCCTTTCTATGTCCATTTTGTTCAAGAATTCTACTACCTTCCGGAGCATATCACATTCCTTTTCACTGTCTGTAAGATCACCGTTTTCTTCGGCTCGTTTTCTAATTATAGCTTCTTCTAGCAATTTCGACAATTCCTTGATCTTATTAACATAAGCCGATTTTTTTTACTTTGAAGCACCTTGTTCacagaaattatatatatataattatttaagtATATACAAAATTTGTacttaaaaatataaattaaacaTTTGTATACAAGTTATGAATATTACTTTTTTGAGTAACGCATGCATATTATTCAAAAAATATCCATACTTTAAATTCATAATAATAGTTTGGTTAGAAAAAATTAGCTTATCaacatattaattatattatCAAACATATTTCGAATAAAACTTTacatattataaatatttaaatttatgtttaAATTTTCTATTAACAATTTTAATTTAGAGTTCAGTAATATTAAATaatgtttttttaatatttatatttataaatataagtgtaatgaaaaaattatatataaatcgTGATATAATCAAAGAAATGACTAATGAGTAATAAATACTacacttataagttatttatgtTAAATATCTTATAACTAGCATATTCAAAATGAATTTTATGTAAAATTAATAGGTAAAGTATGTTGTAAATTTATTTGTAtgtttattaaataaaattattattttttctggaaaaataataattttatttcaaaacttaaaaaaaattgatttttcttacataaatatataaatttattataaattttggAGCCTCGCAACTTTAGGGGCCTTAGAGGCTTAGACCACCGCCGCCTATTAAATTTATAAAGACAGTTCATCAGATGAATCTCCTTGCTCCCTATCAGCCTTGGCAGCCTGCTGATCTTCCTCGGCCTTTTGGATTAAATTGGTAAGAACATCAATCTCATGCTTTGCATCATCAAGCATACTATCATATTTCCCATTCAATGCTCTTAAAACCAGCTTTGAATTTTCTGCCTGGGTTTCAAGATTTTCATGTTCATCTTGACTAGACAAGAGTTTTTCTTTTGCTTCTCTAGCTTCTAAAGAAACTGCATGTAATGCTGAAGCTGACCCTCCATTGCTTTCTTACTATTCTcttcttctttcttaaaattttccaactcatttataattttatttttctcttCTAGCAGCGTCTGAACACTGTCGGCATCAAGCTTTTCATTGTTCAAAGCCTGGATTTTCTCATCCTTCACAGCATCAAGATTCTTTAGAGATTCAATTTCCTTTGCCATTTCAGATGCTTGTTCCTTGGCCATATAAATATTTCGCTTGAAAACCTCTCTGTGATACTTTTGACATTTCCAATAAACCGACTTGTTCTTTAAGAGAAACAATTTCAGATTCTGCATCATGCAACAAATCATTACTTTCTTCTAGTTGTTGCATGATTGAGTCCAAATACTCTAATGCAGTAGAGAAGTGCCAAAAAAAAGTAGTTAAAAACTGGAAATGTCTGTGCTGCCCTTTGCATACTAACGGTGTTAACTTCAATCTAACGGAAGTACACACTTTGCAAGAATCCGGTAACTTCAAGTACACAGTTTGCTAGATATGAAATCACAGGTACACAAAGTGCACAATCGTGAAACTAGAGGTACACGGTGTGCATTTTCATCATTCTTagttgatcagaatttaggttGGCACCTCATTTTGCCAGCGGGTGACGTCTGAGTTATACTTCTTTTTTTGTTGCTAAACAACGTCTGAGTTATATTTAATCAATCTATTTAATCAATCTCGTTTATAATATTCACATTTGCGAATGTAAAAATTTGAGGATAAAGTTTGTTATACTTTGTAAATAAGGGTTAATATAGTGGTTGAGTAAGAAGATAATAAGTTTGTAAATAAGGGTAAGTGTAGTGATTGAACGAAAATAAAAGTTAGTGTAGTGGTTGAGCGAAAATAAGGGTTAGTGTAGTGATTGTGATAGTGCATAAGGCTTCTAGAAGGATTGGGTCCGGACTCCTAACTCCCTCCAGTCCCGCATACCACTAGTCCAGACTATCTAGTCCCGTCGGCCCACTCTTTGGAAGCCCCAGCACGTGAACCACGTGACCAAACACACGATATGGATAGTTGTCATTGATCAATCATGAGAACAACCTGGGCATGTGTCAGGAGATCGTTAGAACATTCATCAGCCATTCCCATCATGACACGTGTAAGGCATCCATCTCAGTCATGTGTCATCcgctacaagcttaacatcaatgctatGTGTCTTCAGAAGgtggaagtacacacttcctgaacttttatctatctcagatgaagcaaactttgataatgcatctgccttagcattttcgtccctcggaatgtgctcaacatggcattcatcgaattgggttaccacaacccttactaggcgaacatatttagccatcgtatcatcccttgcctcaaactctcccttcacttgggatatgaccagcttcgagtctccacagacttttaagttcttgactctaagtgtccctgctaagccaagaccagctatcaaagtttcatattctgcctcattgtttgtggttgggaagtctaacttcatggcatactcaattaagaacccatcagggctttgtaaaaccatcAAAGGACATGGGGAAATTTCATACCATctagatcagaatcatcaaaagacattgttactcatGTCCTGACCCTCTTCGGGgtttccccaacaatatgcataacttcttgGGCATACACTTTCCTGGAGtttttggataatccagcagcagttggtcgTCCAAAAATCGTGTTTATCATAGGTCCTCGGGGTCGTTGTCCTCCAAAGATCGTATTTATAACTAAAAAAATAGAGAATAAGATGATTACAGAGGTTTCATCCAAACGCATAGAAGTTTTAGGAAAGTATTAGATGGTAAATTGATTTAAATAATCTTAATGGAAGCTGTTATAGTAACTTGTGGAGAATATTACGAATGATGATAAAATATGTAagaaaactaaataaaataatatatttttaaatgatatatatatacataaatatatgtgtatatatatatatttatttatttaaataaaaaatatagtttTAATCAGTCTTAAATAATTTAAATCAGATATATATATTCTTTGTATTCTTCAAAAGTTCATAGAAGAAAAGTAACCCTAGTATTTAGTTTTAAATTTActataattttttgttttatttataagcaaaacaaattatatttttaaaaaaacttaatTCGAATGTACAACTAAAAGTACATGAACAAAAGATAATAAGGCTAGAACTTAAAAGTTGTAAAATGAAATGTAAGAATATCTAGAGGGGTTGAGCAAGATCGAACGTGTTTCTAATCAAgcttgttatggattaaaaactaggtatataattgttgtatttattactaaagaatgtgagcttcgaggctcgatttgactgctcttgtgttttgtgactcaatctgccttaacaagattcCTACGTACCTTACTGATTGCCAAGGAttaagtcaaaaaacgtagttctgatttgtggggtgaggccccatATATAGATGTTTAGAGTCCTTGAATTGGTCTTGGGTTGTGAGACTTGGTgatcaagtctcagaattagaatggactttggaatTAGAATTAGAATTAGAATGTGTCATGTGTCATCCGCTCCTAGAACCAACGACTACGATgcaaaggtaccaacccctaaaccctatcCTTGGGTTATAAATAGCCCAATGAGAAAATGTTTaggggttaatcactctcttacactcatatacacacacaaccacctgGCATTCATATCTATCTTTGTCTTtcccaaaagcgagttcttactctcacaccggaggtgtcGCGGGACCCA
This sequence is a window from Apium graveolens cultivar Ventura chromosome 9, ASM990537v1, whole genome shotgun sequence. Protein-coding genes within it:
- the LOC141685102 gene encoding MYB-like transcription factor EOBII yields the protein MSLERGIGKESVSQWKFPFQGEAISIATLWSKIAKHLPGRTDNEIKNFWRTRIQKHMKQADQQNFSTGQSSNSEHIMWNNENQASSSHLTSGAPQDYAMDNYSPPTYPANMDMTAAALPPPSFPADQTNENMWNMEDFWSIHLLNNDQTHEGLH